A DNA window from Helianthus annuus cultivar XRQ/B chromosome 15, HanXRQr2.0-SUNRISE, whole genome shotgun sequence contains the following coding sequences:
- the LOC118479319 gene encoding uncharacterized protein LOC118479319 isoform X2: protein MLELNLIIRFVAILFLFLSSSCFTSLVQSVCVCNRSSDLVGLYYADQRNNLASNFLHINTNTSTSDVLNYNPNWIPSQIMYKKMHKRGANLTSAVWIQSYTSSYINRVVCSCVNSSISTDYCLLLYSVWQKNTLDSVSLAPVPSPDVDLFIVPALKALRTQIITWGHSWNNFRSSSCLDEPCKMLI, encoded by the exons ATGTTGGAGCTCAACTTAATTATCCGATTTGTAGCGATTCTGTTTCTGTTCTTGAGCTCTAGTTGTTTCACTTCCTTAGTTCAATCTGTCTGTGTCTGTAACAGAAGCAGTGATTTGGTTGGTTTGTACTATGCTGACCAACGAAACAATCTTGCTTCAAATTTCCTACACATAAACACCAACACCAGTACCAGCGATGTTCTCAACTATAACCCAAACTGGATCCCTAGTCAAATAATGTATAAGAAAATGCACAAGAGGGGCGCTAATCTGACATCTGCAGTGTGGATTCAGAGCTATACCTCTTCTTATATCAATCGTGTGGTTTGTTCGTGTGTGAATAGTTCGATTTCAACGGATTATTGTTTGCTCTTGTACAGTGTTTGGCAGAAGAATACTTTGGATTCGGTTTCATTGGCGCCGGTTCCTAGTCCAGACGTAGATCTGTTCATAGTTCCGGCTTTAAAGGCTTTAAG AACCCAGATTATCACGTGGGGCCATAGTTGGAATAACTTTAGGAGTAGTAGCTGTCTTGATGAGCCATGCAAGATGCTTATATAA
- the LOC118479319 gene encoding uncharacterized protein LOC118479319 isoform X1 has product MLELNLIIRFVAILFLFLSSSCFTSLVQSVCVCNRSSDLVGLYYADQRNNLASNFLHINTNTSTSDVLNYNPNWIPSQIMYKKMHKRGANLTSAVWIQSYTSSYINRVVCSCVNSSISTDYCLLLYSVWQKNTLDSVSLAPVPSPDVDLFIVPALKALRWQYTDYTVAFVENSTLKGFASLRKSFDYDDQRIPIDVNRNHPPLRKCSGDRQLPLD; this is encoded by the exons ATGTTGGAGCTCAACTTAATTATCCGATTTGTAGCGATTCTGTTTCTGTTCTTGAGCTCTAGTTGTTTCACTTCCTTAGTTCAATCTGTCTGTGTCTGTAACAGAAGCAGTGATTTGGTTGGTTTGTACTATGCTGACCAACGAAACAATCTTGCTTCAAATTTCCTACACATAAACACCAACACCAGTACCAGCGATGTTCTCAACTATAACCCAAACTGGATCCCTAGTCAAATAATGTATAAGAAAATGCACAAGAGGGGCGCTAATCTGACATCTGCAGTGTGGATTCAGAGCTATACCTCTTCTTATATCAATCGTGTGGTTTGTTCGTGTGTGAATAGTTCGATTTCAACGGATTATTGTTTGCTCTTGTACAGTGTTTGGCAGAAGAATACTTTGGATTCGGTTTCATTGGCGCCGGTTCCTAGTCCAGACGTAGATCTGTTCATAGTTCCGGCTTTAAAGGCTTTAAG ATGGCAGTATACAGATTATACAGTTGCTTTTGTTGAAAACTCAACCTTAAAAGGTTTTGCTTCTTTGAGAAAATCATTCGATTATGATGATCAGCGTATTCCTATAG ATGTAAATAGAAATCATCCACCCTTAAGAAAATG CTCAGGTGACCGGCAGTTACCTTTAGATTAG